The proteins below come from a single Pirellulales bacterium genomic window:
- a CDS encoding aminotransferase class I/II-fold pyridoxal phosphate-dependent enzyme: MTPEPRTDDPADDSRPFQIQVSERMKRLPAYLFARINQLTYQKRRAGDDVIDMSMGNPSDPPSDLVIEKLAEAARDPKNHGYSPSLGIMSLRREAAAKYLKKWGARLDPENEVIATLGSKEGFSHMCLALLGPGDSAIVPAPSYPAHTYGVALASGNAISLEVADSETFLSNVAYTCQHLYPKPKLVILNYPHNPSTVTVDPEFYVDAVKLARRYGFMIISDLAYADVTYDGYQTPSLLATPGAKELAVEFTTMSKGYNMAGWRVGFCAGNAEMIRALGTVKAYYDYGMFRPIQIAAIMALRHGDADVEAQSAVYQGRRDVLVEGLRRIGWDVTPPRASMFLWARIPAPWFGKLNSLEFATKLLEEGDVAVSPGSGFGPAGEGYLRMALIENENRLRQAVRQIGRCLESEPKPAAPEGLGTRG; encoded by the coding sequence ATGACGCCAGAACCCCGCACCGACGATCCGGCCGACGACTCCCGGCCATTCCAAATCCAGGTCTCCGAACGGATGAAACGCCTGCCGGCGTATCTGTTTGCGCGGATCAATCAATTGACTTATCAAAAGCGCCGCGCCGGGGACGATGTCATCGACATGAGCATGGGGAACCCGTCAGACCCCCCTTCGGACTTGGTCATTGAGAAGCTGGCGGAGGCGGCGCGCGATCCGAAAAACCACGGTTATAGCCCATCGCTTGGCATCATGAGCCTGCGCCGCGAAGCAGCCGCCAAGTACCTGAAGAAATGGGGCGCGCGGCTCGATCCGGAGAACGAAGTCATCGCCACGCTCGGCTCGAAGGAGGGCTTCAGCCACATGTGCTTGGCGCTCTTAGGACCGGGAGATTCGGCGATCGTGCCGGCCCCGTCGTATCCGGCGCACACCTACGGCGTTGCGCTCGCCTCGGGCAATGCCATCTCGCTCGAAGTTGCCGATAGCGAAACGTTTCTCTCGAATGTCGCTTATACCTGTCAGCATCTCTATCCCAAGCCGAAGCTGGTGATCCTCAACTATCCGCACAATCCTTCGACCGTTACGGTCGATCCGGAGTTTTACGTCGATGCCGTGAAGCTCGCGCGACGCTACGGCTTCATGATCATCAGCGACCTGGCCTATGCCGACGTGACCTACGATGGCTATCAGACACCGAGCCTGCTCGCCACGCCGGGAGCCAAGGAGCTGGCCGTCGAATTCACGACGATGAGCAAAGGTTACAACATGGCAGGTTGGCGAGTTGGTTTCTGCGCCGGCAACGCCGAGATGATCCGCGCTCTGGGGACCGTCAAGGCGTATTACGATTACGGCATGTTTCGCCCGATTCAAATCGCGGCGATCATGGCGCTGCGGCACGGCGATGCGGATGTCGAGGCGCAGTCCGCCGTTTATCAGGGGCGCCGCGATGTGCTCGTCGAGGGGCTGCGTCGGATCGGCTGGGACGTGACACCGCCGCGAGCCAGCATGTTTCTGTGGGCGAGAATCCCTGCCCCTTGGTTTGGCAAGCTGAATTCGCTGGAATTCGCCACCAAGCTCCTTGAGGAAGGGGATGTAGCCGTCAGCCCCGGCAGCGGATTTGGGCCCGCCGGCGAAGGCTATCTGCGAATGGCCTTGATTGAGAATGAAAACCGCCTCCGCCAGGCCGTCCGTCAAATTGGCCGCTGCCTCGAAAGCGAGCCGAAGCCGGCTGCGCCGGAGGGACTCGGGACTCGGGGCTAG